The Astatotilapia calliptera unplaced genomic scaffold, fAstCal1.2 U_scaffold_9, whole genome shotgun sequence genomic interval ACATGTCTCAGAATATGTTTTCAAAGCTGAATCCAGGTCTCCTTGACTTCTGtcaccacacacagacatggcATGTATAGTTTCAACACTCCCTCAAACCCCCATCTTCTTTTATTTGAGCCACACTGGTTCATCTAAAGCTGATCTCAATAGCTACAAAACAAATTTGACCCAGAAGAGACTTTGTGTGCTTTTGATCGGTAGGCCCACCAAACTCCTTCACAGGAAGCTGATTTCAGCTCTCTGACAAACAACGTCTTGATCCCTGATCCGATGAATCTCACGCAGTAGATAATGCAGGGTTCTGGAGCTGAGGTGGGTGAGAGGACTCGCCCAGCCTGACTGCCTTGTTGCACAGGAGTCTTTGCTGCTTGGCCTGATACGAAGAAACCTGAGTAGCCCTGCAGGCCAATTCTGAGTCACACCTCTTATGGCAGCTCCCCTCTCGATcgtgacgatgatgatgatgaacacCTCTGGGCATCCAAGTTTATACTTTACCCCATTCACATCCCAttctcttgctctccctctaATATCAAGTCAACCAATTAGGTTTTGACATAAGATTCACTGATCTTCAGCCCCACCTTATtatcctctccatctctgaccTTTCACCCACTTTTAACTAAGACAAAGGTCATTTCATGCCTTTATTCGGTTCATTAGCATTTCATTCACTTTAGCAGAATCCCTTTAAAACcaatttttcccttttaaaactACTCAGACTTCAGCAGTTTATTTGATCACGTCAACAAAGAGACTCTAAATGTAAGAAGAAACAGCACGATAAGTGACACTTTtcacatttactttttattctttcaatTCAGCTTTCCAAAAAGTATTAATGCCTGAACATTCACACAATGTAATCAAATAAAGTTTCACTTTACATTTCAGACTGCAAtaacctgagagagagagagataagataaaactttatcaattcctcgggtgggttcctctgggaaattcggttcacaaacacatttttttatttgctttttacacacacaagaaACTGTAAAACCCAGAGCGCAAAAACAGAGGTTCAGGAAAATCTGTGTCCACAATCAGCGAAGAAGTGTAAAAACTGTTGAAagggagaaaagaggaaaaactttgtttaaaaaaaaaaaacccggaaAAGAtcgtaagaaaaaaaaaaagaaaaaaagttggaaAAAGTCTAAAATCCCTGTTCACAAAAGGTGAAGAAGCgtaaaaactgttcaaaaagttaaaaaacagtgtttaaaaaaaaacagcaaaagtgtGAAATGCTTctccaaaaatagaaaaaaggttagaaaagtgtaaaaactgtgtaaaaaaacagacaaaaaaacaacagcaaaaacaaaaacgtgtaAAGCGATTGCCCAAAAAGAGACAGAATATTGCAAAATGTCCAAAACGAAATCAAAGGTTGAGAAAACTGTAAGAACCGTATCCAGAAAagttgaaaaagtgaaaaaactaGGTTGagaacccccccaccccccaaaaaagaccgAAATCTGTGTGGCAAAACGGGAAGAAAGCTGCCAAAGTCGTGTCTCCGTCTTTGGTGTGGATACGATTTTTAATTAAGGCCTCCAAGCTAAGACTGAAAACCAAAAATCATATAAACTACAGTGAAATGAGCAAAAGTCGAAGTGGAACCCATCTGAAAAGAATTGTGTTTAAGGGTTCAGCAGGACTAGAGAACAATACCTGAACAAGTCTGCTGAAGCCCTTAAACACAGCCTCTCAGTGGGTAAAAAGGTTTCAACTTACCGTCAGAGGCTGAAGAAAAACTTGGGCACATAAGAGCCGATGTGTCCACACCGAAGCTGAGAGACAGGCtgctgaagtgttttcagcttcGTGTGAGGCAAAACAGACAAGCCGCTATTCCCGAAGCTGAGCGGTCCCGAGAAATTTCCGTTTATTAATGTTGCATGTGTGAGCAGCATGTATGAGACACCTCTTTGCTCTCCGCTAGAATGGCTACACTCCGAATTACGTCACTGTTCTGGGGCGTGCTCTGCGTATGCGTCCTGGCTTGCACTGCTGAAGGCGAGCTCAGCGGTTCTTCACACACACGTGACAAAAAAGTCCCAGCTGAGTCTGGAAACaacgtcactctgacatgtcgagctccaaacaacaagTTCATAGTTGTGAACTGGAGCAGAGCTGATCTGGGAGAAGAATATGTGCTCTTGTACCGGGACGAGCACTTTGATACCACCaagcagcatccatcttttaagaagcGGGTggctctgcaggacagacacatgaaggatggagacgtgtctttgattctggaCAATGCGACGACTGCGGATGCTGGAACGTACGAGTGTCGCGTCTTCATGGAAGAAACACGCTCGTGGGAATCTATCtgcacctcacacctgtttctgctAGAAGATCAACCAGGAGGACTGAGAGGGGACGGAGTCAGAAGAGGACGTGCTGGACTGATAGCGAGCGCGTCACTTTGTGTTGtgcttgttattgttgttgttgcttttctgACCTACAGAACACATGGACAGAGTCAGGATTCAGAGCGTCCTCCTGCTGAACTGCAGACTGTCTGAAATGTCTCAGAGCGTTTTGCAGATGAACTTTGAGTCTCCTGCTGCTGAGCAGAGACAGACAGCATTCAGCAACACTCCACACAGACCACTGATTTCACTCTGACACTACAGGAAGGACTTCATCATCCTGCGGGCTGACGAGTACATTTACTGTAAATATTTTTCCCCTATTGTCTATGAGACTGACCAATAGGAGCAGAAAGTACTCAGCTGAGCCAAACTTTAAGCAGCTGTTACTGAACCCAGCCTCAGTGAGAATGAACTGTTCATTGTCCAACACAAGCTTCATGTTGGAAACATCAGCAGGTCTCTTCTCTGACTCAGTCCAGCTGATTATTTGTCATTGCAGGCTGATAATCCAGATGTTTCTACACTAATGTGTAAAACATCAGTTTCTCGGTTtcagattattatttatttgtaccactttgttattttccattttaaaggATTCAATAACTGTCAGATAACCCAGGAAATTACACGAACGTGTCAGTGTGCAGcagttattagttttattgtgtTCTCTGTTGTGAGTTGTAAAGATTTAAAGCAGAATATATTGTTGTAAATGATTATTTGTGGATTATCAAATTTTCCTTCACAATAAAGTCAAATGTAACTAAAGTATTAGACAAACTGCAGCAACTCCTTTAGGAATACTAATTTATTAATGCCTGAACATTCACACAATGTAATCAAATAAAGTTTCACTTTACATTTCAGACTGCAATAACCTGTTCACAAACACattctttatttgctttttttttttttttcacaagaaACTGTAAAACCCAGAGCGCAAAAACAGAGAGGTTCAGGAAAATATGTGTTCACAATCAGCGAAGAAGTGTAAAAACTgttgaaaggggaaaaaagaggaaaaactttgttaaaaaaatggaaacattttgtaaaacatttgtccaataagacaaaaaaaaaagttccaaaGAGTCTAAAGTTCCTGTTCACAAACGGTGAAGAAgtgtaaaactgttcaaaaagggaaaaacaggaaaaactgtttaaaaatagcaaaaaccTGCGAGGAGGAGTGGAGGACGGCAGCAcaaaggaagaacctggatttaagaaagaatttttcaaagaaacctgtaagtcacttaaagccaagctccctcataaaatgtgtccgtcacaataacgttacaggctatgctaggctttggcacacgtcagtctaaaattgtatcTTACCAACGTtttttggaaactaactgcacaacatgcagcactattagttctctcagtctcagagcagcatttctaattttgattgaaagtGTCAGAAAAAACGGCAGCCTCGAGcagccaggatattagtttacagaggctgttaaaattatatgtCTAACGTTAAAATGTTTGTCatacaataatttcatcctaatggtactgacatattcatagggttaatttttgacacaaaatatcatgaggtagtcatgattttgcaaatattccaccttgtagtgcagtttgcacgacaattgttaggctgctgatgtaaattgaTTGATTAGTGTAGATTTGACAAATAATCTGAATTGacatgtctcactttttatatggcacgaatcaatgtgttattttatcaaGAGGCAATATGTCCTAGTGCAGTCAGAGGGGGAAATCCAGGGCCAAAGGTCAGGCATATCAagcacataataataattttgtggtcatcttagatgagtagttttatggacaaaaaccacCAGTTCATttagtgttcccttagtgctaatgcATAAGAGAAGTTGGTGtactataactgaagtaatcttgttaagataagataagataagataacctttattagtcccacacgtgggaaatttgttttgtcacagcagaaagtggacagtgcaaagttatatagcaaaaatttgaatacaataagaataatatactgtacacaactgtacagaatagaacagaataaaatagtagaataaaatagaataaaatatatattaggataaaaatagaatacaaatgttatatacaactgagtaaaaatacaacttacAAAAATACTCAGCaaagagtattgcacttagtcttattgcacatgtgtgggtttgtgtgtgatcacctgcaaaaatctttgttgtggagtctgacagcagtggggaggaaagacctgcgaaatcgcTCCATCCCACatttaagtccttaaagtcatattcttctATTGTcttgactgtatttgaagctgtttttatttttgtatgatacctgatttatatggaatatggctgaagtaaactaaagtctaaaatacttagtgagtcatttgtttaatagtaatttaacattatataattcacatataaaactatgaattgtaattttaaatggtttaatagcatgtagaatagcatatgtaggcaagtggaagagcatggtagctatgtgcggatgctcttcgtggattactgctcagcttttaacaccatccttccacacaaactggtggccaagctacaagacctggggcttccatacagcacctgcatgtggatcaatagcttcctctcgggccgtagacagagagtcagagttggccatcacacatcctcagccctgagtctcagcactggctcaccccagggctgtgtgctcagtccactgctctactctctctacacacacgactgcactcctcgccaccacagcaacatctttgtgaaatttgcagatgacaccacagtggtggggctcatttccaagggagacgagtctacgtacagagacgaggtggagcagctgacgtcatggtgtaaggccaataacctcctcctcaacacttcaaaaaccaaagaactcataatagatttcagaaggaaaaaggcagagatccaaccactattcataaatggggactgtgtagaaagggtggcaagcttccgcttcctgggagtcaatatagaggagaacctttcctggagtgtgaacacctccgagctgctgaaaaaggcccaacagagactgtacatcctgagaattctcaggaggaataacatcacacagagactgctggtgtccttctacagagccaccattgagagtgttctaacttactgcatatgcatctggtacactagctgcacaggggctcagaggaaagcactccaagggatcattaacactgcccaaaagatcactggctgccctctctccacactggaagttctacacaatgcccactgttttaaaaaggcccaaaacatcataaaagacacctcacatcctggccactccctgttcgaactgttgccctcaggcagacggtacagggcaatcagagcaaggactaatagactcaaacacagctgttatccaactgcaataacacatctgaatactacaaaaaaatgtccatcacgccactcttgtgttaatctatgcacggtctgaagcatgtgtgtgggaatgtatgtgaatgttttactgttatatcttattagtattttaagtattctatctattttatttattgaattttattgttttatttatattttgatattgctagggatgatgcaatgatcggggaccattcttcatttcgttgttctcatgacaatgacaataaagtttctgattctgattctgattctgatttctccttttttatcaagaagcaaagacagaaaggaaaaaaaaaagaaacagggcagaGTTCGGTGGCTGAaacaccaatgccaaaaccaaatctacgcccttgtgTTGACAGATCgtttttataattataattagcTAAGCAAGCTGGGCCAAGTGATGGTTTTTTAACTGGTGGTTTAATTTCTTCCAGCTTGAAGGCCAGTGATATGTAGTACAGTACTGAAAAGAAACTTAGGGTTTAAAGTATAAGAAATCTGCTATTTGTAAGGAAATAGTAACAATGTTAAAACAGCCAGCTGATTCACAGATATGAATTGTTTGGAATTCTGAGCAGTAACATATATTTACAGACACAGTTAAAAAAGGGTCATGTAAACTACTTAAATGTATATCTTTCAAATTACAAAAGAACTATGTAAAACCAGTAAAAGATTTAAACagcacactctctctctgtttgtggCTGTATAGACATCCTCTTATTCATGCCATACTTTACTAATGCAATATTactgagagaaaggaaaaaaaaaggacagatcACATAATCTCATAACTTTAACTTCCATAACTAAGAGATAAATAGGAGAACTTACGAGTATCTTCAATGATGGCAGCATTACTTTGGTGTGTGATGCTACCTGAATCGCTTCTTCCTCTGCAGTGGTAGATACCTCCTTGTGACACATTAATAGCTTTCTTCCCTTCATATTCTGTCATAGGCTCGTCTTTAGAGCCATATGTGGCAGCTCTGTACCACAAAATGGTCCAGTTGTCAGAGCCGTCCACAAAGCAGCTCAGTGTCACGTTGCCCCCTAGTGGTATCTCATACCTCGTTGGTCTCAGTGTGGCAGTGGGTGTGTCAAAAAGGTACTTCGCTTTTCCAGTAGTATTtagagaaaagcagaaagagagagatttgTTTTAAAAGCTGTTGTTTCAGTTATTTCATCTTCACAACAAAAGCAAGAGAGTTCAAACAAGCGTCATAAAAGACAATGTTCAACTTGATCAGCTAAAATAATAGCTTGAATTAGAATTGTCCAAATTCGGATGTTAGAGGTATGTATAACTCTGAGTGTGTTAGCTTTCCCTAATACCACATATAACAGCTGCTGTTTTATCGTGAGTCCAGCTGGGTCTAGGACCTCAATAAACTGAATATGAACTGTTTACATGAAAATATCTATTTAGGagataaaaaataatctttGGTCTTCTTAACATGAGAATAAATGCAAGACAGCTAGCTGGGTCACAGACAAACTgtataaaatgcataaaaaattaTGTAAGCAACTTAAATTTATAGTCTTTATTTTGTAataggtttttttcttctttttatttgttctcatATTTACTCTGCACCCAATATTAGTTTTTA includes:
- the LOC113018494 gene encoding uncharacterized protein LOC113018494; the encoded protein is MATLRITSLFWGVLCVCVLACTAEGELSGSSHTRDKKVPAESGNNVTLTCRAPNNKFIVVNWSRADLGEEYVLLYRDEHFDTTKQHPSFKKRVALQDRHMKDGDVSLILDNATTADAGTYECRVFMEETRSWESICTSHLFLLEDQPGGLRGDGVRRGRAGLIASASLCVVLVIVVVAFLTYRTHGQSQDSERPPAELQTV